From a region of the Drosophila virilis strain 15010-1051.87 chromosome 3, Dvir_AGI_RSII-ME, whole genome shotgun sequence genome:
- the Ccdc56 gene encoding cytochrome c oxidase assembly factor 3, mitochondrial, with protein MSASEQAPKIKYGETAPKLDKAQLQFMKLIEQQNLDRVQKLKRVRRNNLLTAGALGVSVLAIYGYSIFSVQQEKFLDDFEEPKKVTTN; from the coding sequence ATGTCGGCATCGGAACAAGCACCAAAAATCAAGTACGGAGAAACCGCACCCAAGCTGGACAAGGCCCAATTGCAGTTCATGAAACTCATTGAGCAACAGAACTTGGATCGTGTCCAGAAACTGAAACGTGTGCGACGCAATAATTTGCTGACCGCCGGAGCGCTAGGCGTTTCGGTGCTGGCTATATACGGCTACTCCATATTCTCTGTGCAGCAGGAGAAGTTCCTCGACGACTTCGAGGAGCCCAAAAAAGTGACCACCAACTAA
- the mtTFB1 gene encoding dimethyladenosine transferase 1, mitochondrial: MSQATSRILGSGVRLPPLPSIRDLVKLYKLQAMKQLSQNFLMDERLTDKIVKAAGRIDPRDIVLEVGPGPGGITRSILRRQPQRLMLVEKDARFTETLQLLRECARPLNVQVDIYHEDILRFNIEQHVPDTAQRLHLIGNLPFAISTRLLINWYEDLAARRGAFRRNDTCMTLTFQKEVAERICAKLGSDQRCRLSIMSQIWTEPLLKFIIPGKAFVPKPQVDVGVVKVIPLKKPKTQLPFSLVERVVRHIFSMRQKYCRRGYSTLLPPEGREETTHALFQLADVQDTLRPFELSVDECLRLADVYADHVAAHPQLASYDYRAPKQALQLESICLA, from the coding sequence ATGTCTCAAGCCACGTCGCGCATCCTTGGCAGCGGCGTCCGACTGCCGCCCCTTCCGAGCATACGGGATTTGGTCAAGCTGTATAAGTTACAGGCTATGAAGCAGCTCAGCCAGAACTTTCTCATGGACGAGCGTCTGACGGACAAGATCGTTAAGGCAGCCGGTCGCATAGATCCGCGCGATATTGTCTTGGAGGTGGGTCCTGGTCCCGGTGGCATAACGCGCTCCATTCTGCGTCGTCAGCCGCAGCGTCTGATGCTTGTCGAAAAGGATGCCAGGTTTACCGAAACGCTGCAATTGCTGCGCGAATGCGCCCGTCCACTCAATGTCCAGGTCGACATCTACCATGAGGATATCTTGCGCTTCAACATCGAACAGCACGTGCCGGACACCGCACAGCGCTTGCATCTGATTGGCAATTTGCCGTTTGCCATCTCCACCCGCCTGCTGATCAACTGGTACGAGGATTTGGCGGCACGACGCGGCGCATTTCGGCGAAACGACACCTGCATGACGCTTACCTTCCAGAAGGAGGTGGCCGAGCGCATTTGCGCCAAGCTGGGCAGCGATCAGCGCTGCCGTCTCTCGATCATGTCCCAAATCTGGACGGAGCCGCTGCTCAAGTTCATCATACCGGGCAAGGCGTTTGTGCCCAAGCCACAAGTGGACGTTGGCGTTGTCAAAGTTATACCCCTGAAGAAGCCCAAGACGCAGCTGCCGTTCTCGCTCGTGGAACGCGTCGTGCGCCACATCTTCAGCATGCGCCAGAAATATTGCCGCCGTGGCTACAGCACTTTGCTGCCGCCTGAGGGACGGGAGGAGACAACACACGCGCTCTTTCAGCTGGCCGATGTGCAGGATACGCTGCGTCCCTTTGAGCTGTCCGTCGACGAGTGTCTGCGCCTCGCCGACGTCTATGCTGACCATGTGGCCGCACATCCTCAGCTGGCCAGCTACGATTACCGGGCGCCAAAGCAGGCCCTCCAACTGGAATCAATCTGCCTGGCATGA
- the crim gene encoding UPAR/Ly6 domain-containing protein crim — translation MHAHVPLTVLLLAALLIRDGAAIWCYRCTSATPGCADNFNWRGIGFLGEQCPESNDICVKVTERRGAKETITRDCLSALSFRTDIPADKYEGCRPAAKDLRLAHYVNHTIKEHDVKRDYFTDTTFCFCFLDHRCNGASGLHMSALAGAAALLLPLLLLGTLQSH, via the exons ATGCACGCACATGTCCCACTTACTGTGCTGCTGCTAGCGGCACTATTAATTCGAGATG GTGCTGCAATTTGGTGTTATCGCTGCACCTCCGCCACGCCCGGCTGCGCCGACAATTTCAACTGGCGCGGCATTGGCTTCCTAGGCGAACAATGTCCTGAGAGCAACGACATTTGCGTAAAAGTGACCGAGCGACGCGGAGCCAAGGAGACCATAACCCGCGATTGTCTTAGTGCGCTCAGCTTTCGCACAGACATTCCGGCTGATAAGTACGAAGGCTGTCGGCCGGCAGCAAAGGATTTGCGCCTGGCCCACTACGTCAATCACACGATCAAGGAGCACGACGTGAAGCGCGACTACTTCACTGACACAACCTTCTGTTTCTGCTTCCTCGATCATCGCTGTAACGGAGCCAGCGGTCTGCATATGTCAGCACTGGCCGGAGCAGCTGCCCTCCtcctgccgctgctgctgctcggcaCACTCCAGTCTCACTGA
- the LOC6623706 gene encoding uncharacterized protein produces MYAEKVCVALALIAACLACIADAAVYTQPAVIHPAHPGKCYDKLTRRSMLPDKEYKPKGICAAMTCDIEARQINIETCPYIEMPGCEELPSDLNWSFPKCCPQFKCVDFKTGKEFVVSA; encoded by the exons ATGTACGCGGAAAAAGTTTGTGTCGCACTCGCGCTCATTGCCGCCTGCCTCGCCTGCATCGCCGATGCGGCTGTCTACACTCAGCCCGCGGTCATCCATCCTG CGCATCCCGGCAAATGCTACGACAAGCTGACCAGACGCTCGATGCTACCCGACAAGGAGTACAAGCCGAAGGGCATCTGTGCCGCCATGACGTGCGACATTGAGGCGCGTCAGATCAATATCGAGACCTGTCCCTACATTGAGATGCCCGGCTGCGAGGAGCTGCCCAGCGACCTCAACTGGAGCTTCCCCAAGTGCTGTCCTCAGTTCAAGTGCGTCGACTTTAAGACCGGAAAGGAGTTTGTCGTCTCCGCTTAG
- the LOC6623700 gene encoding uncharacterized protein: MVTIMANQPLNIVVKQLVQCLKRCNEPVSVDGLLRFSNITVKDPHAFKKKLRVLLGIAVRLGLVEEYNNHFYATTHVEDILPLLTEDTGSDISIISSEETFEEAAGLLALDTGLGLEPDPSESEQNDSAVNVKPNTQ; this comes from the coding sequence ATGGTTACAATTATGGCAAATCAACCGCTTAACATTGTTGTTAAGCAGCTGGTGCAGTGCCTGAAGCGATGCAACGAGCCAGTCTCAGTCGATGGACTACTCAGGTTCTCCAACATTACCGTCAAGGATCCACACGCCTTTAAGAAAAAGCTCCGAGTGCTGTTGGGCATCGCGGTGCGGCTCGGACTTGTCGAGGAGTACAACAATCACTTCTATGCAACGACCCATGTGGAGGATATACTGCCGCTTCTCACCGAGGACACGGGCAGCGACATTTCGATTATCAGCTCGGAGGAGACGTTCGAAGAGGCGGCTGGCCTGTTGGCCCTGGATACTGGCCTGGGCCTGGAGCCAGATCCAAGCGAGAGCGAGCAGAACGACTCAGCTGTTAACGTCAAGCCGAATACCCAATGA
- the Bmcp gene encoding mitochondrial uncoupling protein Bmcp has translation MAEVKDWRPFVYGGLASITAEFGTFPIDTTKTRLQIQGQKIDQTFSQLRYRGMTDAFVKISREEGLRALYSGIWPAVLRQATYGTIKFGTYYTLKKLASERGLLTDNDGSERVWSNIICAAGAGAISSAIANPTDVLKVRMQVHGKGTDQLGLLGCFREIYKYEGVRGLWRGVGPTAQRAVVIASVELPVYDFCKLQLMSAFGDQVANHFVSSFIASLGSAVASTPIDVIRTRLMNQRHVTVLNGGLATAAASPAKLYSGSLDCAVQTIRNEGLFALYKGFIPTWVRMGPWNIIFFITYEQLKKY, from the exons aTGGCCGAAGTCAAGGATTGGCGGCCGTTTGTTTATGGCGGTCTGGCGTCCATAacagccgagtttg GCACATTTCCAATCGACACAACCAAGACCCGTCTTCAAATTCAAGGACAGAAAATCGATCAAACCTTTTCGCAATTACGATACCGTGGCATGACAGATGCATTCGTAAAGATCTCAAGGGAGGAGGGACTCAGAGCTTTGTATTCAGG CATTTGGCCAGCGGTGCTGCGACAGGCCACCTATGGAACTATCAAGTTTGGCACCTACTACACGCTTAAGAAGCTGGCCAGCGAACGTGGCCTGCTGACCGACAATGACGGCAGTGAGCGTGTTTGGAGCAACATCATTTGTGCGGCGGGTGCAGGCGCCATTTCATCGGCCATTGCGAATCCGACGGATGTGCTTAAGGTGCGCATGCAGGTGCACGGCAAGGGAACCGATCAACTGGGCCTGCTCGGTTGCTTCAgggaaatatacaaatatgagGGTGTGCGCGGACTCTGGCGCGGCGTAGGGCCAACGGCGCAGCGAGCCGTGGTTATTGCATCCGTTGAGCTGCCAGTCTATGACTTTTGCAAGCTGCAGTTGATGAGCGCTTTTGGCGATCAGGTTGCCAACCATTTTGT TTCGAGTTTCATTGCCAGCTTGGGCAGCGCTGTTGCCTCGACTCCAATAGATGTGATTCGT ACCCGCCTGATGAATCAGAGGCACGTGACAGTGCTGAACGGTGGCTTAGCCACTGCAGCTGCATCACCAGCGAAACTTTATAGCGGAAGTCTGGACTGTGCTGTGCAAACAATTCGTAACGAAGGCCTCTTTGCGTTATATAAGGGCTTTATACCGACTTGGGTACGCATGGGCCCCTGGAACATCATATTTTTCATCACATACGAGCAGCTGAAGAAATATTAG
- the LOC6623764 gene encoding transient receptor potential cation channel protein painless isoform X1, with translation MDLQQQLGRALEQRDSRRFEEALSLGANPNERDGRGISIYEKSLSTAGCVEFIRLCLRSGCSVHYMNQQKQKAAINYAVDSTDSEHVKVLLEHQGVPVNHKYNDLTPLNALARNLSRENASQTRECMRELLKYGASPNIPDDNDMTPLHRILLNRQIEHQEKETMVNLFLNVVDIDIDSCCDGEVRQELQEQMPHLVLPPVRDGSRDLISGSVDNIREQLLREVHNDNVERCEQLLSRYQRNKLEFLEECIICRSHAVFDSLLQTDIDINEESKVYERTVVEIAIAYGNFYCLAKLLQHEKLRLSANLELLHQLIARLDERSEYNRCNYVECFKLILDSGQVNVNEADKIDRTPLHYAILYNNEFAIRALLQHGAYLGAKSMSKDIAIQGIGPELLENHFDECIKVNAMSRADKYFTIVLDYTNLKLPSDMRSNIEHYELESIVAMGASRKLRHLLNHPLIRTYITIMWQNISILFHFYFVASFIFNILAIANILLHFRKSMPANPNVTILGLLSRTGIGYFVVCELINSLLSIVFWSTGRFLNVAHIVMLVLSDIMESNPPTYNTRIIAAFTILLIGLRLTKLLGYLPYFSLSTHVLMLKRVSMSFLMSCIPYSILIISFGLCFYILNFHNLSDRNVLEAIFKTIVMSTGEFDESNLDYQNNFFSCVFFILFVTVISIVLMNLLGALAFDDTQAIKSQAEVNSLICQAKLLSCYEVFLTKPWRRLESLRKLLHRLLRIKNTSIPQTVSVSPNKEDNFSGTGNVICTGPLQTRYRGMRGSANIINKPMATDITANCVEMKPLTRLSNPKDPFDLRLSYKMVTPMLQIIDRKAKAEQNEC, from the exons ATGGatctgcagcagcaattgGGAAGAGCTTTAGAGCAACGGGATTCGCGAAGATTCGAAGAGGCCTTAAGTTTAGGCGCCAATCCCAATGAGCGCGATGGTCGCGGAATAAGCATCTACGAGAAATCGCTGTCTACCGCCGGTTGTGTAGAATTTATTAGGCTCTGTCTACGGTCCGGATGCAGTGTACATTAT ATGAACCAGCAAAAGCAGAAGGCAGCCATTAACTATGCTGTTGATTCCACGGACAGTGAGCATGTGAAAGTTCTACTGGAGCATCAGGGAGTTCCGGTGAATCACAAATACAATGATCTGACGCCACTAAATGCCCTGGCGAGAAACTTAAGCAGGGAGAATGCCAGCCAGACAAGGGAATGTATGAGAGAGCTCCTTAAGTACGGTGCCTCGCCCAACATTCCGGACGATAACGACATGACTCCGCTGCACCGTATTCTGCTGAACAGACAGATCGAGCACCAAGAGAAGGAAACAATGGTCAATTTGTTTCTCAACGTAGTTGACATAGACATTGACAGCTGCTGCGATGGGGAAGTGCGGCAGGAACTGCAGGAACAGATGCCCCATCTGGTGCTGCCGCCAGTACGTGATGGGAGTCGCGATTTGATTTCCGGCAGCGTTGATAATATCCGCGAGCAGCTTCTTCGTGAAGTGCACAATGACAATGTAGAGCGTTGCGAACAATTGCTGTCCAGGTATCAGCGTAATAAATTGGAGTTTCTCGAGGAATGCATCATATGCAGGAGTCACGCCGTATTCGACAGCCTTCTACAAACAGACATTGATATTAATGAGGAATCGAAAGTATATGAAAGGACAGTTGTTGAGATTGCCATAGCATACGGTAATTTTTATTGTCTCGccaagctgctgcagcacgaGAAGCTGCGGCTGTCTGCAAATCTGGAGCTGCTGCATCAGCTCATTGCCAGACTGGACGAGCGATCCGAATATAACCGCTGCAACTATGTGGAGTGCTTTAAGCTGATTCTGGATAGCGGCCAAGTGAACGTCAATGAAGCGGATAAAATTGACAGGACACCACTCCACTATGCTATACTATATAACAATGAGTTCGCCATACGGGCCCTGCTCCAACATGGGGCCTACCTGGGCGCAAAGAGCATGTCCAAGGACATTGCCATACAGGGCATCGGGCCGGAGCTGCTGGAGAATCATTTTGATGAGTGCATAAAAGTCAACGCAATGAGTCGAGCCGATAAATATTTTACGATTGTTTTGGACTACACTAATCTAAAGCTGCCAAGCGATATGAGATCGAATATAGAGCACTATGAACTGGAGAGTATTGTCGCAATGGGTGCATCAAGGAAGCTCCGTCATTTACTCAATCACCCGCTTATCAGGACATATATTACTATTATGTGGCAAAACATATCTATtctatttcacttttattttgtcgcttcctttatatttaatattctcgCCATAGCTAACATATTGCTACATTTTCGTAAAAGTATGCCAGCTAATCCTAACGTAACCATCTTGGGTCTACTCTCTCGGACAGGCATCGGATATTTTGTGGTCTGTGAGCTGATAAATTCGTTGTTGAGTATCGTATTTTGGTCGACTGGCCGATTTTTGAATGTTGCCCACATCGTTATGTTAGTCCTTAGCGACATTATGGAAAGTAATCCTCCGACATATAATACACGAATTATTGCAGCATTCACAATTCTATTGATAGGCCTGAGACTAACTAAGCTTCTGGGCTACCTGCCATACTTTTCCCTATCCACGCACGTACTGATGCTCAAAAGGGTATCCATGAGCTTTCTGATGAGCTGCATACCATACTCCATCTTGATCATATCGTTTGGACTATGTTTCTATATACTGAACTTCCATAATCTGTCCGACAGGAATGTCCTTGAAGCCATCTTCAAGACGATTGTCATGTCGACGGGTGAATTCGACGAAAGCAACTTGGATTACCAAAATAATTTCTTCAGTTGTGTGTTCTTCATATTGTTTGTTACCGTTATTTCGATAGTGCTCATGAATTTATTGGGCGCCTTGGCATTTGATGATACTCAG GCTATAAAATCCCAAGCTGAAGTAAATAGTCTTATTTGCCAGGCTAAATTGCTAAGCTGCTATGAAGTGTTTCTCACTAAGCCCTGGCGTCGCCTTGAGTCCTTGCGCAAGCTTTTACATCGTTTACTAAGGATCAAAAATACTAGCATACCACAGACGGTATCCGTCTCTCCGAATAAGGAGGATAATTTCAGCGGAACTGGTAATGTCATATGCACAGGACCCCTCCAAACTAGGTACAGAGGAATGCGTGGCTCAGcaaatatcataaataaacCTATGGCAACAGATATTACCGCTAATTGTGTGGAAATGAAGCCATTAACTCGATTAAGCAATCCAAAAGATCCATTCGATTTGAGGTTAAGCTATAAAATGGTTACACCGATGCTTCAGATTATTGATCGCAAAGCGAAAGCTGAGCAAAATGAATGTTAA
- the LOC6623764 gene encoding transient receptor potential cation channel protein painless isoform X2, translated as MNQQKQKAAINYAVDSTDSEHVKVLLEHQGVPVNHKYNDLTPLNALARNLSRENASQTRECMRELLKYGASPNIPDDNDMTPLHRILLNRQIEHQEKETMVNLFLNVVDIDIDSCCDGEVRQELQEQMPHLVLPPVRDGSRDLISGSVDNIREQLLREVHNDNVERCEQLLSRYQRNKLEFLEECIICRSHAVFDSLLQTDIDINEESKVYERTVVEIAIAYGNFYCLAKLLQHEKLRLSANLELLHQLIARLDERSEYNRCNYVECFKLILDSGQVNVNEADKIDRTPLHYAILYNNEFAIRALLQHGAYLGAKSMSKDIAIQGIGPELLENHFDECIKVNAMSRADKYFTIVLDYTNLKLPSDMRSNIEHYELESIVAMGASRKLRHLLNHPLIRTYITIMWQNISILFHFYFVASFIFNILAIANILLHFRKSMPANPNVTILGLLSRTGIGYFVVCELINSLLSIVFWSTGRFLNVAHIVMLVLSDIMESNPPTYNTRIIAAFTILLIGLRLTKLLGYLPYFSLSTHVLMLKRVSMSFLMSCIPYSILIISFGLCFYILNFHNLSDRNVLEAIFKTIVMSTGEFDESNLDYQNNFFSCVFFILFVTVISIVLMNLLGALAFDDTQAIKSQAEVNSLICQAKLLSCYEVFLTKPWRRLESLRKLLHRLLRIKNTSIPQTVSVSPNKEDNFSGTGNVICTGPLQTRYRGMRGSANIINKPMATDITANCVEMKPLTRLSNPKDPFDLRLSYKMVTPMLQIIDRKAKAEQNEC; from the exons ATGAACCAGCAAAAGCAGAAGGCAGCCATTAACTATGCTGTTGATTCCACGGACAGTGAGCATGTGAAAGTTCTACTGGAGCATCAGGGAGTTCCGGTGAATCACAAATACAATGATCTGACGCCACTAAATGCCCTGGCGAGAAACTTAAGCAGGGAGAATGCCAGCCAGACAAGGGAATGTATGAGAGAGCTCCTTAAGTACGGTGCCTCGCCCAACATTCCGGACGATAACGACATGACTCCGCTGCACCGTATTCTGCTGAACAGACAGATCGAGCACCAAGAGAAGGAAACAATGGTCAATTTGTTTCTCAACGTAGTTGACATAGACATTGACAGCTGCTGCGATGGGGAAGTGCGGCAGGAACTGCAGGAACAGATGCCCCATCTGGTGCTGCCGCCAGTACGTGATGGGAGTCGCGATTTGATTTCCGGCAGCGTTGATAATATCCGCGAGCAGCTTCTTCGTGAAGTGCACAATGACAATGTAGAGCGTTGCGAACAATTGCTGTCCAGGTATCAGCGTAATAAATTGGAGTTTCTCGAGGAATGCATCATATGCAGGAGTCACGCCGTATTCGACAGCCTTCTACAAACAGACATTGATATTAATGAGGAATCGAAAGTATATGAAAGGACAGTTGTTGAGATTGCCATAGCATACGGTAATTTTTATTGTCTCGccaagctgctgcagcacgaGAAGCTGCGGCTGTCTGCAAATCTGGAGCTGCTGCATCAGCTCATTGCCAGACTGGACGAGCGATCCGAATATAACCGCTGCAACTATGTGGAGTGCTTTAAGCTGATTCTGGATAGCGGCCAAGTGAACGTCAATGAAGCGGATAAAATTGACAGGACACCACTCCACTATGCTATACTATATAACAATGAGTTCGCCATACGGGCCCTGCTCCAACATGGGGCCTACCTGGGCGCAAAGAGCATGTCCAAGGACATTGCCATACAGGGCATCGGGCCGGAGCTGCTGGAGAATCATTTTGATGAGTGCATAAAAGTCAACGCAATGAGTCGAGCCGATAAATATTTTACGATTGTTTTGGACTACACTAATCTAAAGCTGCCAAGCGATATGAGATCGAATATAGAGCACTATGAACTGGAGAGTATTGTCGCAATGGGTGCATCAAGGAAGCTCCGTCATTTACTCAATCACCCGCTTATCAGGACATATATTACTATTATGTGGCAAAACATATCTATtctatttcacttttattttgtcgcttcctttatatttaatattctcgCCATAGCTAACATATTGCTACATTTTCGTAAAAGTATGCCAGCTAATCCTAACGTAACCATCTTGGGTCTACTCTCTCGGACAGGCATCGGATATTTTGTGGTCTGTGAGCTGATAAATTCGTTGTTGAGTATCGTATTTTGGTCGACTGGCCGATTTTTGAATGTTGCCCACATCGTTATGTTAGTCCTTAGCGACATTATGGAAAGTAATCCTCCGACATATAATACACGAATTATTGCAGCATTCACAATTCTATTGATAGGCCTGAGACTAACTAAGCTTCTGGGCTACCTGCCATACTTTTCCCTATCCACGCACGTACTGATGCTCAAAAGGGTATCCATGAGCTTTCTGATGAGCTGCATACCATACTCCATCTTGATCATATCGTTTGGACTATGTTTCTATATACTGAACTTCCATAATCTGTCCGACAGGAATGTCCTTGAAGCCATCTTCAAGACGATTGTCATGTCGACGGGTGAATTCGACGAAAGCAACTTGGATTACCAAAATAATTTCTTCAGTTGTGTGTTCTTCATATTGTTTGTTACCGTTATTTCGATAGTGCTCATGAATTTATTGGGCGCCTTGGCATTTGATGATACTCAG GCTATAAAATCCCAAGCTGAAGTAAATAGTCTTATTTGCCAGGCTAAATTGCTAAGCTGCTATGAAGTGTTTCTCACTAAGCCCTGGCGTCGCCTTGAGTCCTTGCGCAAGCTTTTACATCGTTTACTAAGGATCAAAAATACTAGCATACCACAGACGGTATCCGTCTCTCCGAATAAGGAGGATAATTTCAGCGGAACTGGTAATGTCATATGCACAGGACCCCTCCAAACTAGGTACAGAGGAATGCGTGGCTCAGcaaatatcataaataaacCTATGGCAACAGATATTACCGCTAATTGTGTGGAAATGAAGCCATTAACTCGATTAAGCAATCCAAAAGATCCATTCGATTTGAGGTTAAGCTATAAAATGGTTACACCGATGCTTCAGATTATTGATCGCAAAGCGAAAGCTGAGCAAAATGAATGTTAA